In the genome of Aedes aegypti strain LVP_AGWG chromosome 2, AaegL5.0 Primary Assembly, whole genome shotgun sequence, the window AAACTGTTTGCTGATTATCGGGAATCCAAAAATGCTGATACGAGTTCAGTAATAATGTTTACTGGTTTACAgcaaaatttcgaatggattGCTGGTTATCAATCATGTGTCATATAAATTACAGAAAATCAATTTCTGGTGATGACAAGTATCCAGCAAGTTAGATTGCTGAATTCCAGTAAACAATTTCAGAAATTCTGTATATCAGTAAAATAGTGTATTGCTGGATTGGTTTCAGCAAACGAAATTGCTGGAAGATTGATCGAAAATTTGGTGTGATAACTTCGTTTATGGGAAGGTTCACTTCGTCTGCTCACACCTTGACCATATCACAGGTTTGTTGTTTTATATCAATCTCGTTTTTTCGCTAAATGTCATAAAGGAGCTGAagtcgtttatattttttacaattgtttTTACATTgatgtaccgttaagtcaccagtcaccgtacggcctccattcaccgtgcacatgcACTTCGTTTAAACGTGAAGGGGCCTCTCCGGAATCTAGGAAACCGCCAGTTTTTCGAAAACTACTCGATTGGGGCGCTTATGTTGCGAACTTTGTAACAAGATTCAGCACCTTGGAAAATGTGTGTGCCTAATTATACGCCTCAATCAAGCTATAAATTCAATGGACACATTTCCGAAAGTGCGAACACGCAAAAACTATTGTGGCACCAAGCATAGTCGCGTGCAAGTGCAATTTATGCACAAGTAAGAACAGAGTCATCTAAACCCGCCATACATCTTCCTCAATGAATGAAGCTCAATTCGATCCATTATCCACTACGAATTACGACATTTGTGTGGATAATTGTGTTTTACCTGATGACCGTTCCATTCTCAACGGATGATGCAATTGCTCCACTTTCAATAGGCATCTGTATACCATTCATCAAGTGAACAATACTTCCCTATCGGTCAATAAATTTGCCGTAACTCGCGCTAGTCATATGCCATCATTCAGCCAATGACGAGATGCCCAGCCATGTGTCGTTCAATCATTGTCTTTCTTTTCGGTTCCGTTTTGGTCCATCCGACGGTTTCTGGTAAGTAGGATCTCTTACATAGGACCATGAGGCAGCAACTGAATCCCTTCAGAGTCGTTCCATTCTTTCGCTGTGTAGATGAGCCCAATCCTGCATCACCAGTCCCTCGAATCGTTGGAGGATACGGTATTGCCATCAGCGCACTTCCTTTCATTTGTTCCATCCGTCAACGAGCTTCGGCGGCGCCAGTGGATGACGGACAATGGAATCGGTGGTGCGGAGGAACGGTCCTGAACGAAAACTGGCTGCTTACTTCCGCTCATTGCATTTTCGGAGTGGATATCGCACGTTTATTGGTTGTTTGCGGCTTACGACAAGCCCGAACTATCCAGCAAGCACAAATAAAACCGGATTACGTAAACGGAAGAAAGGGAAACGATTTGGCGTTGGTGTGTGAGCATCTAGCATTCAACAATGAGGTTTCTATTCTATGTTCTTCCGATCTCTTTATTATAGGTTCTGCTCAAAAAAGCACTggttttcgatgaaaatgtacAACCTATTCCAGTTTTCGATCAGCAGATGCTTCCATCCAACGCAGCAACTATCATTGGCTACGGATTAACTTCTTACGATGAGGTTGGTTGGCAACCACGTTCTTTACAGGTAGAGAATTTCAATCCAATTTTCGAAACATTATCTGATATAATCAGCGTCAAATTCATCATCGTCAAGGCTGCTTTAGTTCCAATACTCTCATACGAACAATGCTACCAACGACTTGGCTATCTAGCGGCTTATCTAACAGCTGATATCATCTGCACTGATAATGGCGTAACCGCTGCCGGAACCTGTTCAGGGGATTCCGGAGGTCCAGTCATCATTGCTATGGAGCGGCAAGCTTTTAACCTACTAGCGATACCCTCGTGGACGGTTAGTCCTTGTGGAAGTGGACCATCAATGCATACTTTGGTGGCGTCTCATATTGACTGGATTCTCGATGTCATCACTCCGAATCTTGTGCGCAATAAATGAATATTATAGTTATAgtctagggtcgatgtaccaatagccaattagctttaaatacaatttTGTGTGAAATCGAATATTAAAACCATTGATATTATTTATGCGTCATATgtcttcatttttttacttCTGTTCCTTTAGTAGCAGCTTCAGGACGCAGGCAAAAAAACGAATCAAAATCGAAGttttacaatacaatacaattagTTCATAAACTTCATGGCAAAATACATTTTgcaaaacggtcgtaaaaagctactagtgcgactataggacACTGTCTACTAAGCGAACACCCATcctgtttaaaaaaatacgcaTCCTTTTTTATGTGACCCATTATAATTTACTTTTGTTCTTGGAGCCTTCTCCACACTATATGGGGTAGCTGAGCCAGTAATAAagagttttaaaataattagaGGTCCGGGTACAGAGGCGCGTTATCAATGTGCAGAATTAAGTATACCGCCGAGACGGACGAACGGTCGGCGGAATTTTTTCTGAAGATGACCGAAATAAAGTAGGTTGAAACGTAAAATTTCTATATAGGAAATCATTACCCGccaccgaaaaaaaaagtggaaacgagaatgacgatttttacagGTCGAGTCATAAATTCATCCAACATGGCTTATCGACGAGAACTGTGAAAATCGAATGCTACGCTGAGTTgcgtacaatatattttttttaaattttgtgtgcAGTTGTGCCCCTTGAAGATGTCAGAAATGATGTCGAATTCATATATTTGCAACTTCTAGAAATCGTTATGTAATGTTACATTATACAAATCAAATAAATTATGTAATGAATTATCGTGACATAATGAGTAATTACATAACTGGAATTTGATTTGCTTCAGAAAATTAGGCCGTTTCTCAAACATTGACGTGATAAAAGCtgtctatggaccaatgcacgagttcactaatttgacgttttagcggtgtcgaattcactcgttgccatggtcacgtaaataacacggcactgctCACACGtgaaatagtgaactcgtgcatcgatccattacgttgaaaaaaaaaaaaaaatatatatatatatatatatatgtatatatatgtatatatatatatatatatatatatatatatatatatatatatatatatatatatatatatatatatatatatatatatatatgtatatatatatatatatatatatatatatatgtatatatatatatatatatatatatatatatatatatatatatatatatatatatatatatatatatatatatatatattatatatatatatatatatatatatatatatatatatatatatatatatatatatatatatatatatatatatatatatatatatatatatatatatatatatatatgttttGAGCTGATTTTCATGCAatttccaccacgctctatcttaacttgtgaaatgttgtgtttcgaatgacattacaaccgacgctaccaataaactgccaaaataaataacaaaaccatattggataacatagaagcaacagtagttgcaatatttcgctgttattctttaactatttcgcatgtgaaatttttataatgtcatttttagttctgcgtctacatcatcatttactattattacgttgatacaacataaaggagaaattaatttttggtttttcgacagctgaaaatgctattgaaaaataaatgtacactcggggtaagatcgacactttcatttggggtaaaatcgacacctttctttgcttcataatctaacttcagggaatctttctaatcggaagactatctctgtagtttatgtgagtctttattttcgaattaCAGTGAAGTTCATGGATGGCGAATTTGTTAACATGTAATATATGACACTATATGACTTgccacaagctatcattaagtattaaaaaaatatttctatgttgaagaattaatagaatttgaaatattttcacataaattaatcttattgtttatttacaaactaTGAGGTTCGGCAGTTTTTATCATCtaaaaataataacacttttctgttttgttaaaataaaacagtatttattttcaaaaccaatcattcgctacaacttcatcttcgtaagcattccatgaacacaaattaataatatccatgtgtattagacctgttcatatttaaaaaaatgtctggaaatctaccggtcaagcagtattcggaattctcatgctaagaacaatgtctggtcaaattttcagctcatttgataaagatttcagtatgcttcaagttgaaaatgtgtttttgggcttatttcaatgttcgaaaaatcataactagcatgtggaaaatcaaaaccacttgctattaccactatttgaaagctaattctattctgttaaagtttgttgaacacgctaacaagattaaattgagttttaacattgtttgatccaaatttgtactccgctgtacccagaaattacagtttgctcaatatacatggtatataaaacatgcattggtattattttttcaggccctagtcaacgggaatcaaacataatacatttatgaattcattgaccatcaacagattacatgttgctaaagacaataaattacaataaatgtccaaagatcgagcaccgcatcgcaacctgatgatagttaaatcatgcatgacacatgtaccggaaacgaatgaattgaacaagttagcattgctttttctttccgagtgatgattgtttggatcgcatttcactgatcatttagaacgatttgaaaacaatcatcatcatcgactgagaaaaggcagtgctaacgtgttcattttttgtattcattgaagctcacggtggtgctcttggctcacccacagtggatttacaaatgtgcttcataattacctattttttacaatttatcttcgtaagataaatggttactttgaacgggattgacttttagatatgcattgtcatcatgtctggaaattaaaaaatccgaaatgttcatgcaggcatgctgttca includes:
- the LOC5575508 gene encoding mite allergen Der f 3 isoform X2 codes for the protein MTRCPAMCRSIIVFLFGSVLVHPTVSDEPNPASPVPRIVGGYGIAISALPFICSIRQRASAAPVDDGQWNRWCGGTVLNENWLLTSAHCIFGVDIARLLVVCGLRQARTIQQAQIKPDYVNGRKGNDLALVLLKKALVFDENVQPIPVFDQQMLPSNAATIIGYGLTSYDEVGWQPRSLQAALVPILSYEQCYQRLGYLAAYLTADIICTDNGVTAAGTCSGDSGGPVIIAMERQAFNLLAIPSWTVSPCGSGPSMHTLVASHIDWILDVITPNLVRNK
- the LOC5575508 gene encoding trypsin-1 isoform X1 yields the protein MTRCPAMCRSIIVFLFGSVLVHPTVSVVPFFRCVDEPNPASPVPRIVGGYGIAISALPFICSIRQRASAAPVDDGQWNRWCGGTVLNENWLLTSAHCIFGVDIARLLVVCGLRQARTIQQAQIKPDYVNGRKGNDLALVLLKKALVFDENVQPIPVFDQQMLPSNAATIIGYGLTSYDEVGWQPRSLQAALVPILSYEQCYQRLGYLAAYLTADIICTDNGVTAAGTCSGDSGGPVIIAMERQAFNLLAIPSWTVSPCGSGPSMHTLVASHIDWILDVITPNLVRNK